A single window of Fusobacterium periodonticum 1_1_41FAA DNA harbors:
- a CDS encoding PTS transporter subunit IIC, with protein MKNFFIKSLNGMAFGLFSSLIVGLILKQIGTLFNIEFLTYLGGFSQLLMGAGIGVGVAYALESHVLILIASAITGMYGAGSINFVEGQAILKVGEPMGAYFSVIFGLLIAKRIAGKTKFDIILLPMTTIIFGCLLGKFFAPYISAVISEIGIIVNKTTELRPILMGLTMSVIMGIILTLPISSAAIGISLGLSGLAAGASLTGCCCQMIGFAVMSYDDNDLGTVFSIGFGTSMIQIPNIIKNPMIWIPPIVSSAILGVLSTTVFNLSSNSIASGMGTSGLVGQIASFSVNGMSYLPTMIILHFLLPAIITFIVYKILKKKGYIKPGDLKI; from the coding sequence ATGAAAAACTTTTTCATTAAGAGTTTAAATGGTATGGCTTTTGGTTTATTTTCATCATTGATAGTTGGGCTTATTTTAAAGCAGATTGGAACTCTTTTTAATATAGAGTTTTTAACATATCTCGGTGGTTTTTCACAGCTTTTAATGGGAGCTGGAATAGGAGTTGGAGTTGCTTATGCATTGGAATCTCATGTATTAATCTTAATAGCTTCTGCTATAACAGGTATGTATGGTGCAGGTAGTATTAACTTTGTAGAGGGGCAAGCGATTTTAAAAGTTGGTGAACCAATGGGAGCATATTTCTCAGTTATCTTTGGTTTACTTATTGCTAAAAGAATTGCAGGAAAAACTAAATTTGATATTATACTTTTACCTATGACTACTATAATTTTTGGTTGCTTACTTGGTAAGTTCTTTGCTCCATATATCTCAGCTGTTATCAGTGAAATTGGTATTATAGTTAATAAGACAACTGAACTTAGACCTATTTTAATGGGACTTACTATGTCTGTTATTATGGGAATTATCTTAACACTTCCTATAAGTTCTGCTGCTATAGGGATATCTTTAGGTTTAAGTGGACTTGCTGCTGGAGCATCTTTAACTGGTTGTTGTTGTCAAATGATAGGTTTTGCTGTTATGTCTTATGATGATAATGATTTAGGTACTGTATTTTCAATAGGCTTTGGTACTTCAATGATACAAATTCCTAATATAATAAAAAATCCTATGATATGGATACCACCTATAGTTTCAAGTGCTATTTTAGGTGTACTTTCTACAACTGTTTTTAATTTATCATCAAACAGTATTGCTTCTGGTATGGGAACAAGTGGACTTGTTGGACAGATAGCTTCATTTTCTGTAAATGGAATGTCATATCTACCAACTATGATAATATTACATTTCTTACTTCCTGCTATCATAACTTTTATTGTATATAAGATATTGAAGAAAAAAGGCTATATTAAACCTGGAGATCTAAAAATATAA
- a CDS encoding ABC transporter permease subunit — MLKKFGLPRLIILIFLVSTYIIAPFVGIPITTALSDTIIRFGMNAILVLSLMPMIESGAGLNFGMPLGIEAGLLGSLISIELGFTGFVGFVLAILMAIVFAFIFGWAYGAILNKVKGGEMMIATYIGFSSVAFMCIMWIILPFKRPDMIWAYGGSGLRTTISVETYWKGVLNNVFGKISQAIPVGEIIFFLLLAFIMWVFFRTKAGLSMSAVGKNEKFAQATGINADKSRKQSVIISTVIAAIGIVVYQQSFGFIQLYLAPFNMAFPAIAAILIGGASVNRVTIWHVMIGTFLFQGILTMTPTVVNAVIKTDMSETIRIIVSNGMILYALTRKDGGSRG; from the coding sequence ATGTTAAAGAAATTTGGTTTACCAAGACTAATAATATTAATATTCTTAGTGTCAACATATATAATAGCTCCTTTCGTAGGAATTCCTATAACAACAGCACTATCAGATACAATTATTAGATTTGGTATGAATGCTATTTTAGTTCTATCTCTTATGCCTATGATAGAATCAGGAGCAGGTCTTAACTTCGGTATGCCTTTAGGAATAGAAGCAGGACTTTTAGGCTCACTAATAAGTATAGAATTAGGATTTACTGGTTTTGTAGGTTTTGTTTTAGCAATACTTATGGCAATAGTATTTGCCTTTATTTTTGGTTGGGCTTATGGAGCTATTTTAAATAAAGTAAAAGGTGGAGAAATGATGATAGCTACATATATCGGTTTCTCATCAGTTGCTTTTATGTGTATTATGTGGATAATTCTTCCATTCAAAAGACCTGATATGATTTGGGCTTATGGAGGTTCAGGACTTAGAACAACAATAAGTGTTGAAACTTATTGGAAGGGTGTTTTAAATAATGTATTTGGGAAAATATCACAAGCTATACCAGTTGGAGAAATAATATTCTTCTTATTACTTGCTTTTATCATGTGGGTATTTTTCAGAACAAAAGCAGGACTTTCTATGAGTGCTGTTGGAAAAAATGAAAAATTTGCTCAAGCAACAGGTATCAATGCAGATAAGAGTAGAAAACAATCAGTTATAATCTCAACTGTTATCGCAGCAATAGGAATAGTTGTATACCAACAAAGTTTTGGATTTATACAATTATATCTAGCACCTTTCAATATGGCTTTCCCTGCTATAGCAGCAATACTTATTGGAGGAGCTTCAGTAAACAGAGTTACAATATGGCACGTTATGATAGGAACTTTCCTATTCCAAGGAATACTAACTATGACACCTACAGTTGTAAATGCTGTTATAAAGACAGATATGTCTGAAACAATAAGAATAATTGTTTCTAATGGAATGATATTATACGCTTTAACTAGAAAGGACGGTGGAAGTCGTGGATAA
- a CDS encoding ABC transporter permease produces the protein MVAIMFPLSGLSGDYLVREMIERISRNLFLIMSLLIPIVAGMGLNFGIVLGAMGGQLALILVTNWHIMGLQGVFLAMILSIPFSILLGYVGGVILNRAKGKEMITSMILGYFINGVYQLVVLYSMGKIIPVSDRTLLLSSGRGIKNTVDLTEISKAVDNAIPLKIFGYDIPVLTLLFIVGLCFFIIWFRKTKLGQDMRAVGQDMEVSKSAGIEVNKVRIYSIVISTVLAGIGQVIYLQNLGTINTYNSHEQIGMFSVAALLIGGASVARATIPNAIGGVILFHTMFVVAPRAGKELMGSSQIGEYFRVFISYGIIALVLIIYEWRRKKEKEREREKAIGF, from the coding sequence ATGGTAGCTATAATGTTTCCACTTTCTGGTTTGAGTGGAGATTACTTAGTTCGTGAAATGATAGAAAGAATTTCAAGAAACCTATTTTTAATAATGTCATTGTTAATACCAATAGTTGCAGGAATGGGATTGAACTTTGGTATAGTTTTGGGAGCTATGGGAGGACAACTTGCCTTAATTCTTGTTACTAACTGGCACATTATGGGATTGCAAGGAGTATTTTTAGCAATGATACTTTCTATACCATTTTCAATTTTACTTGGATATGTTGGAGGAGTAATATTAAATAGAGCCAAAGGTAAAGAAATGATAACTTCTATGATTTTAGGATACTTTATCAATGGTGTTTACCAACTTGTAGTTCTATATTCAATGGGAAAAATTATTCCAGTTAGTGATAGAACACTTTTACTATCTTCAGGTAGAGGTATAAAAAATACAGTGGACTTAACAGAGATTTCAAAAGCAGTGGATAATGCAATTCCTTTAAAAATATTTGGTTATGATATCCCTGTTCTAACATTACTTTTCATAGTTGGACTATGTTTCTTTATTATTTGGTTTAGAAAAACAAAATTAGGACAAGATATGAGAGCTGTTGGACAAGACATGGAAGTATCTAAGTCAGCAGGTATAGAAGTCAATAAAGTTAGAATTTACTCAATAGTTATCTCAACTGTCTTAGCAGGTATAGGACAAGTAATATATCTTCAAAATTTAGGAACAATAAACACATATAATTCACACGAACAAATAGGAATGTTCTCAGTTGCAGCCCTATTAATAGGAGGAGCTTCAGTAGCAAGAGCAACTATTCCTAATGCAATAGGTGGGGTAATTTTATTCCATACTATGTTCGTTGTTGCACCAAGAGCAGGAAAAGAATTAATGGGTTCTTCACAAATAGGAGAATATTTCAGAGTATTTATTTCTTACGGAATTATAGCTCTTGTTCTTATCATCTATGAATGGAGAAGAAAGAAAGAAAAAGAAAGAGAAAGAGAAAAAGCAATAGGATTTTAA
- a CDS encoding sugar ABC transporter ATP-binding protein translates to MSNTLLKIENLSKSFGENTVLKDINLELNEGEILGLVGENGAGKSTLMKIIFGMDVIRETGGYNGKISFEGKEVNFASPFEALNAGIGMVHQEFSLIPGFKVSENIVLNRESIKNNVVTHFFGDSISKIDQKENLKRTQEAISKLGVNLTGQEQISEMAVAYKQFTEIAREIEREHTKLLVLDEPTAVLTEDEAEILLETMKKLSAKGIAIIFITHRLNEIMAVSDKVTVLRDGQLINTVPTKSTNVNEITEWMIGRKVNSSSDAKKVAHDELETLLEIRDLWVDMPGEMLKGLNLDIKKGEILGLGGMAGQGKIAVANGIMGLFKSKGDIKYKNEALVLNKPTYPLEKGIFFVSEDRKGVGLLLDESIERNIAFPAMQIKKQFFKKFLGLFNVIDDKAVTENAKKYIEKLEIKSMGEKQKVGELSGGNQQKVCVAKAFTMEPDLLFVSEPTRGIDVGAKQLVLETLKEYNRERNTTIVVTSSEIEELRSICDRIAIINEGKVAGILPASAGILEFGKLMSGIKEGE, encoded by the coding sequence GTGTCAAATACACTATTAAAAATTGAAAACCTCTCTAAATCGTTTGGTGAAAACACAGTCCTTAAAGATATCAATTTAGAATTAAATGAGGGAGAAATTCTTGGACTAGTTGGTGAAAATGGTGCAGGAAAATCAACTTTAATGAAAATTATATTTGGTATGGATGTAATCAGAGAAACAGGTGGATACAATGGGAAAATTTCTTTTGAAGGAAAAGAAGTTAATTTTGCATCTCCATTTGAAGCTCTTAATGCAGGTATAGGAATGGTTCACCAAGAATTTTCATTAATTCCAGGATTTAAAGTTAGTGAAAATATAGTATTAAATAGAGAGTCTATAAAAAATAATGTGGTAACTCATTTCTTTGGAGATAGTATCAGTAAGATAGATCAAAAAGAAAATTTAAAAAGAACTCAAGAAGCTATTTCAAAATTAGGAGTAAACTTAACAGGGCAAGAACAAATAAGTGAAATGGCCGTTGCTTACAAACAATTTACAGAAATTGCTCGTGAAATTGAAAGAGAACATACAAAACTTTTAGTTTTAGATGAACCTACAGCTGTTTTAACAGAAGATGAAGCAGAAATTTTATTGGAAACAATGAAAAAATTATCAGCTAAGGGGATAGCTATTATTTTTATAACTCACAGACTTAATGAAATAATGGCTGTATCTGATAAAGTAACAGTTTTAAGAGATGGACAACTTATAAATACAGTTCCTACAAAATCTACAAATGTAAATGAAATTACAGAATGGATGATAGGAAGAAAAGTAAATTCTTCATCTGATGCAAAGAAAGTTGCTCATGATGAGCTTGAAACATTGTTAGAAATAAGAGATTTATGGGTTGATATGCCTGGAGAGATGTTAAAAGGTTTAAACTTAGACATTAAAAAAGGAGAAATTCTTGGTCTAGGTGGTATGGCAGGACAAGGAAAAATAGCAGTGGCAAATGGAATAATGGGACTATTTAAATCAAAAGGTGATATAAAATACAAAAACGAAGCCTTAGTTTTAAATAAACCAACATATCCTTTAGAAAAAGGTATCTTCTTTGTTTCTGAGGATAGAAAAGGTGTTGGATTACTTTTAGATGAAAGTATAGAAAGAAATATTGCTTTCCCTGCTATGCAAATAAAAAAACAATTTTTTAAGAAATTTTTAGGACTTTTTAATGTAATAGATGATAAGGCTGTTACAGAAAATGCAAAGAAATATATAGAAAAATTAGAAATAAAAAGTATGGGTGAAAAGCAAAAAGTTGGAGAACTAAGTGGAGGAAACCAACAAAAAGTTTGTGTGGCTAAGGCCTTCACTATGGAACCTGATCTATTATTCGTTTCAGAACCAACAAGAGGTATAGATGTTGGAGCTAAACAATTAGTTCTTGAAACTTTAAAAGAATATAATAGAGAAAGAAATACAACTATAGTTGTAACTTCTTCAGAAATAGAAGAATTAAGAAGTATCTGTGACAGAATTGCAATAATAAATGAAGGTAAGGTCGCAGGAATATTACCAGCTAGTGCAGGAATACTAGAATTTGGAAAATTGATGTCAGGAATAAAGGAGGGAGAATAA
- a CDS encoding deoxycytidylate deaminase, translated as MRENYIDWDSYFMGIALLSSMRSKDPNTQVGACIVNEDKRIVGVGYNGLPKGCEDTDFPWEREGDFLETKYPYVCHAELNAILNSIKSLKDCIIYVALFPCNECSKAIIQSGIKEIVYLSDKYDGTDTNRASKKMLDSAGVKYRQFTPNMDKLEIDFKNI; from the coding sequence ATGAGAGAAAATTATATAGACTGGGATAGTTACTTTATGGGGATAGCTCTGCTTTCTTCAATGAGAAGTAAAGATCCTAATACTCAAGTTGGAGCTTGTATAGTAAATGAAGATAAAAGAATAGTTGGAGTGGGCTATAATGGTCTACCTAAAGGCTGTGAAGATACAGATTTTCCTTGGGAAAGAGAAGGAGATTTTTTAGAGACAAAATATCCTTATGTTTGCCACGCTGAATTAAATGCAATATTAAATAGTATAAAGTCTTTGAAAGATTGTATTATATATGTAGCTTTATTCCCTTGCAATGAGTGCAGTAAGGCTATAATTCAAAGTGGTATAAAGGAAATTGTGTATCTTTCGGATAAATATGATGGAACAGATACGAATAGAGCCTCAAAGAAAATGTTGGATTCAGCTGGAGTAAAATATAGACAGTTTACACCTAATATGGATAAATTAGAGATAGATTTTAAAAATATTTAG
- a CDS encoding DUF6672 family protein, whose amino-acid sequence MKHTLKVAIIVLILVVISVILFVTGKRHDILIENNSMAGIKYSINGEPYKTLDAGKKALGISKGVGNVIFIKTADNKVIEKELPSKNINLFINQAINNGDDWYKESEK is encoded by the coding sequence ATGAAACATACATTAAAAGTAGCTATTATAGTTTTAATTCTTGTTGTGATTTCAGTAATTCTTTTTGTTACAGGAAAGAGACATGATATTCTAATTGAAAATAATTCAATGGCAGGAATTAAATACAGTATAAATGGAGAACCATACAAGACATTAGATGCTGGTAAAAAAGCCCTAGGTATATCAAAGGGAGTAGGAAATGTAATTTTCATAAAAACAGCAGATAATAAAGTTATAGAAAAAGAACTTCCTTCTAAGAATATAAATCTTTTTATCAATCAAGCTATAAATAATGGTGACGATTGGTATAAAGAAAGTGAAAAATAA
- a CDS encoding DUF3798 domain-containing protein — protein sequence MKIKRILFSILAVFMFVLVAACGKKEAPTEDANAQKEGATTEVTQNYHIGVVTTSVSQSEDNARGAEAVVKQYGASNEGGKITVVTIPDNFMQEQETTISQMVSLADDPEMKAIVVAEGIPGTYPAFKAIREKRPDILLIVNNTHEDPVQVSSVADVVVNSDSVARGYLIVKTAHDLGATKFMHISFPRHLSYETISRRRAIMEQTAKDLGMEYIEMSAPDPLSDVGVPGAQQFILEQVPNWIAKYGKDIAFFATNDAQTEPLLKQIAANGGYFIEADLPSPTMGYPGALGIEFTDDEKGNWPKILEKVEKAVVEAGGSGRMGTWAYSYNFSGIEGLTDLAVKSIESGDKDFTLDKVLASLDTATPGSKWNGSLMKDNNGVEVKNSFFVYQDTYVFGKGYMGVTSVEVPEKYGKISGN from the coding sequence ATGAAAATCAAAAGAATTCTATTTAGTATTTTAGCAGTATTTATGTTCGTTTTAGTAGCTGCTTGTGGTAAAAAAGAAGCACCTACAGAAGATGCTAATGCTCAAAAAGAAGGAGCAACAACAGAAGTTACACAAAATTATCATATAGGTGTTGTAACAACTTCTGTTTCTCAATCTGAAGATAATGCCCGTGGAGCTGAAGCAGTTGTTAAACAATATGGAGCAAGTAATGAAGGTGGTAAAATTACAGTTGTAACAATACCAGATAACTTCATGCAAGAACAAGAAACAACAATTTCTCAAATGGTTTCTCTTGCAGATGACCCTGAAATGAAGGCTATAGTAGTAGCTGAAGGAATCCCAGGAACTTATCCTGCATTTAAGGCTATAAGAGAAAAAAGACCTGATATTTTACTAATTGTAAATAATACACACGAAGATCCTGTGCAAGTAAGTTCAGTTGCAGATGTAGTTGTAAACTCAGACTCAGTTGCAAGAGGATATTTAATAGTAAAAACAGCTCATGATTTAGGAGCAACTAAATTTATGCATATTTCATTCCCTAGACACTTAAGCTATGAAACTATTTCAAGAAGAAGAGCTATAATGGAACAAACAGCTAAAGATTTAGGAATGGAATATATAGAAATGTCAGCACCAGACCCACTAAGTGATGTTGGAGTACCAGGAGCACAACAATTTATCTTAGAACAAGTTCCAAACTGGATAGCTAAATATGGTAAAGACATAGCATTCTTTGCAACAAACGATGCTCAAACAGAACCTTTACTAAAACAAATAGCTGCAAATGGTGGATACTTTATAGAAGCTGATTTACCTTCTCCTACAATGGGATACCCTGGAGCATTAGGAATTGAATTCACTGATGATGAAAAAGGAAATTGGCCAAAAATATTAGAAAAAGTTGAAAAGGCTGTTGTAGAAGCTGGTGGTTCAGGAAGAATGGGAACTTGGGCTTACTCATACAATTTCTCAGGTATTGAAGGACTTACAGACTTAGCAGTTAAATCTATAGAAAGTGGAGACAAAGACTTTACATTAGATAAAGTTTTAGCTTCTCTTGATACAGCAACACCTGGATCTAAATGGAATGGAAGTCTAATGAAAGATAACAATGGAGTAGAAGTTAAAAATTCATTCTTCGTATATCAAGATACTTATGTATTTGGAAAAGGATATATGGGAGTTACTTCTGTTGAAGTTCCAGAAAAATATGGAAAAATTAGTGGTAATTAA
- a CDS encoding Crp/Fnr family transcriptional regulator: MLEALSKSVIFSKIKNEEIKEILEETKHEIKTYSPNEQIAFRGDEVKGLYVILNGTLSTEMLTEEGNVIKIEELVKSDVIASAFIFGSKNCFPVDLKAKEKAEVLYIERKEFLKLLFSQEQILENFLNEVSNKTQLLTTKIWNNFNNKTIKKKFCHYVNRKQEKGEFIIENLGALAEFFGVERPSLSRVLSDLVKDEKLERIGRNRYKILDKEFFEI; this comes from the coding sequence ATGCTAGAAGCTTTAAGTAAAAGTGTTATTTTTAGTAAAATTAAAAATGAAGAAATAAAAGAGATTTTAGAGGAAACAAAGCATGAAATAAAAACTTATTCTCCCAATGAACAAATAGCCTTTAGGGGTGATGAAGTAAAGGGACTATATGTAATTCTAAATGGAACATTGAGTACAGAGATGTTAACAGAAGAAGGCAATGTAATTAAAATTGAAGAATTAGTTAAAAGTGATGTAATAGCTTCAGCCTTTATTTTTGGAAGTAAAAATTGTTTTCCTGTAGACTTAAAAGCAAAAGAAAAAGCCGAAGTATTATATATTGAAAGAAAAGAATTTTTAAAATTATTATTTTCACAAGAACAAATTTTAGAAAACTTCCTAAATGAAGTTTCAAATAAGACTCAACTTTTAACAACTAAAATTTGGAATAATTTTAATAATAAAACTATCAAGAAAAAATTCTGTCATTATGTTAATAGAAAACAAGAAAAAGGTGAATTTATTATAGAAAATTTAGGAGCATTAGCAGAATTTTTTGGAGTGGAAAGACCTTCTCTTTCAAGAGTTCTAAGTGATTTAGTAAAAGATGAAAAGCTAGAAAGAATAGGAAGAAATAGATATAAGATATTGGATAAAGAATTTTTTGAAATCTAA